Part of the Nitrospirota bacterium genome, GCCTCATACATAACCTTAAGTCCCCTGTCATAGTTTATATCCCCCTGATAGACCAGCCGTATGCGCCCCAAGGTCTCTCTCCTTAAAATCGGGTATTTCTTTAACAATTCATCCAAATCAATTTTAGAGGATGGCTGTGGTGGGATGTTGGGTATCACAAGGGGAGATACTCGTAGTTTATAGTGCGCCCTCATAATCTCCGCTCTCTCGGCATTTGCCGCTATAACAAGTTTTGCGCTTTTTATAACAAGCCGTTCAAGCCAATAATAAAACTCCGCCCTCAGCGAAAATTCAGAACCAGCATCAGGAATAAACAACTCATGCGCATCGTAAACAAACTTGCTCCCTGTAATAACACTTGCCACAAAGCAAGGAATCGTAACGTTAGAGTCATTAGCATAGATTATCACAGGACGTAACCTTATAGCACGCAAAACAAAAACCACCCAAAAGTAAAAAAACCTGAGAATCTTAAATCCACTCCTAAATGGCGGCAGCTCTGCCACCTCCGAGCGAAATGAATCACTTTTGTAGCCCCGCCCTGAATCTATCGAATAGACCGTTACATCAAAAAGCTCACCTAGTGCGGACGCAACCCTCTGCACCCGCCCATCATAATCAATCTCCCCATATAGCGCCATTATAAGAGAGGGTAAAACAGGCAATTATTTATCGCCTTCGCTTAAATATTTTTTAATGCTTATTGATTTCATTCCAGAAAAAGGTTTTATATCATCTATGTTTCTGGTGATAAGGAGTGGATTCCCGCTCGGAGGCGGGAATGACAGATGAGTAA contains:
- a CDS encoding glycosyltransferase — encoded protein: MPVLPSLIMALYGEIDYDGRVQRVASALGELFDVTVYSIDSGRGYKSDSFRSEVAELPPFRSGFKILRFFYFWVVFVLRAIRLRPVIIYANDSNVTIPCFVASVITGSKFVYDAHELFIPDAGSEFSLRAEFYYWLERLVIKSAKLVIAANAERAEIMRAHYKLRVSPLVIPNIPPQPSSKIDLDELLKKYPILRRETLGRIRLVYQGDINYDRGLKVMYEAMKLLDDKFELLFVGSGISLEAMKAQTASDGLNDRVLFSGRVPRDYLFDVLQSCDIGVVIYISSSKVFLYCAPNKIYEYIQAGLPVLATCQPPLKKLVDTFNVGRLVGCKDNAVTLLAEEFADEIKAFPPHYENYKSNLDRFLAANRWENVKVRLLDAFKEL